One window of the Streptomyces sp. NBC_00259 genome contains the following:
- a CDS encoding VMAP-C domain-containing protein, which yields MAATVRIHGSPSGHAPDGSGGGFLGSGFFIAPSWVLTCAHVAMQGEGREVNVVFETGPGSGETSVAGTVVAALPESRHAAPTDPYAPPDPYAPPDPYAPPDPYATHDPSSGGWPAPDLALVRLLRPVEHPCVYVTERPGALFGGGNVVFSGWTLVDGRPTRLSGRCEVMGTYGGWADADAQIRLDGDWLIPGVSGAPVVDPARGEVVGVLKSRLGGSTGGTSIGVERLRSLPVPAGAVTAEADDAYQAVFHAHDRYHADRHNSPVGTDRTWADVQSELRAGAGRALNPQQRIDLLGRLAEFPPPVSTHSLLDQLERLPGVHPRDHRPAPRGWRDGLGALYEARGGDSALELILRYCMSVIAAERPYAVPSTITAEKSLWEWVKRIAEDRLSREFRNELTLLWHTGRYRADHDHRRASVAAPEAVRRPDSRPSVLLELEPRGWERDRYDWRIGVARHTGEVLPVAEDSHGTALDALPARIAAPLTEAFRRCDEPDSPAVLQVAVVRALLGLDVDSWRVPPDGPPLGVVRPVVVRCSDLAPPQTDAEAVERLARWNRTGNAVMRAEVVDCEDGLRVPVPESAELRSLAHETVPVLCRYGARPHPDAAAGLVRVLDGGFGVALWRRADGRDDTVCTEFHRRAADAVAESGTADRLPRKVLELRQGVHAGRTETFWSNGVALFYDDPHHPLPGSGHLLEAP from the coding sequence ATGGCCGCGACCGTACGTATCCACGGAAGTCCGTCGGGGCATGCTCCAGACGGGTCCGGCGGCGGCTTCCTGGGGAGCGGCTTCTTCATCGCCCCGAGCTGGGTCCTCACTTGTGCGCACGTGGCGATGCAGGGGGAGGGGCGCGAGGTGAACGTGGTCTTCGAGACGGGACCCGGCAGCGGCGAGACCTCCGTCGCCGGGACGGTCGTCGCGGCCCTGCCGGAGAGCCGCCACGCCGCGCCCACGGACCCGTACGCGCCTCCCGATCCGTACGCGCCTCCCGATCCGTACGCGCCTCCCGATCCGTACGCGACGCACGACCCGTCCTCCGGCGGCTGGCCGGCCCCCGATCTCGCGCTCGTCCGGCTGCTGAGGCCCGTCGAGCACCCCTGCGTCTATGTCACCGAACGCCCCGGCGCCCTGTTCGGCGGCGGCAACGTCGTCTTCTCCGGATGGACCCTGGTGGACGGCCGGCCGACACGGCTCAGCGGCCGGTGCGAGGTGATGGGCACCTACGGCGGCTGGGCCGACGCCGACGCGCAGATCCGGCTCGACGGGGACTGGCTGATCCCGGGCGTCTCCGGGGCGCCCGTCGTCGACCCGGCCCGCGGCGAGGTCGTCGGCGTACTGAAGTCACGCCTCGGCGGCAGCACGGGCGGCACGTCCATCGGCGTCGAACGGCTCCGCTCGCTGCCGGTGCCCGCCGGAGCGGTGACCGCCGAGGCGGACGACGCGTACCAGGCAGTCTTCCACGCCCATGACCGCTACCACGCCGACCGCCACAACAGCCCCGTGGGCACCGACCGCACCTGGGCCGACGTACAGAGCGAGCTGCGCGCCGGAGCCGGCCGTGCGCTCAATCCTCAGCAGCGCATCGATCTGCTCGGCCGGCTCGCCGAGTTCCCGCCGCCGGTCAGCACCCACAGCCTCCTCGACCAGCTCGAACGGCTGCCGGGCGTCCACCCCCGCGACCACCGTCCCGCGCCACGCGGCTGGCGCGACGGCCTCGGCGCGCTGTACGAGGCACGCGGCGGGGACAGCGCCCTGGAGCTGATCCTGCGCTACTGCATGAGCGTCATCGCCGCCGAGCGGCCCTACGCCGTGCCGTCCACCATCACCGCCGAGAAGTCCCTGTGGGAGTGGGTCAAGCGGATCGCGGAGGACCGGCTCTCCCGGGAGTTCCGCAACGAACTCACCCTGCTCTGGCACACCGGCCGGTACCGCGCCGACCATGATCACCGGCGCGCCTCCGTCGCCGCGCCGGAAGCCGTCCGGCGCCCGGACAGCCGTCCGTCCGTGCTGCTGGAGCTGGAGCCCCGGGGCTGGGAGCGCGACCGCTACGACTGGCGCATCGGCGTGGCCCGGCACACCGGCGAGGTCCTGCCCGTCGCCGAGGACAGCCACGGCACCGCCCTCGACGCCCTCCCGGCGCGGATCGCCGCGCCGCTGACCGAGGCGTTCCGGCGCTGCGACGAACCGGACAGCCCCGCCGTCCTCCAGGTCGCCGTGGTCCGGGCGCTGCTCGGACTGGACGTCGACAGCTGGCGCGTACCGCCGGACGGGCCCCCGCTCGGGGTCGTTCGCCCCGTCGTGGTCCGCTGCTCCGACCTCGCGCCGCCGCAGACGGACGCCGAGGCGGTGGAGCGGCTGGCCCGCTGGAACCGCACGGGCAACGCCGTGATGCGCGCCGAGGTCGTGGACTGCGAGGACGGACTGCGGGTACCCGTACCGGAGTCGGCGGAGCTGCGCTCCCTGGCGCACGAGACGGTGCCCGTGCTCTGCCGGTACGGCGCCAGACCGCATCCGGACGCCGCCGCGGGTCTGGTGCGGGTGCTCGACGGCGGATTCGGGGTCGCCCTGTGGCGGCGGGCCGACGGCCGGGACGACACGGTCTGCACCGAGTTCCACCGGCGTGCAGCCGATGCCGTCGCCGAGTCGGGCACGGCCGACCGGCTGCCGCGCAAGGTGCTCGAACTGAGGCAGGGGGTGCACGCGGGCCGTACGGAGACGTTCTGGTCCAACGGGGTCGCGCTGTTCTACGACGACCCGCACCACCCGCTCCCCGGCTCCGGCCACCTGTTGGAGGCACCGTGA
- a CDS encoding DUF6104 family protein: MYFTDRGIEELEKRRGEEEITFEWLAEQLRTFVDLNPDFEVPVERLATWLARLDDEDDDEE; this comes from the coding sequence TTGTACTTCACCGACCGTGGTATCGAGGAGCTGGAGAAGCGGCGCGGCGAGGAGGAGATCACCTTCGAGTGGCTCGCCGAGCAGCTGCGTACGTTCGTCGATCTCAATCCGGACTTCGAGGTGCCGGTCGAGCGGCTGGCCACCTGGCTGGCGCGGCTCGACGACGAGGACGACGACGAGGAGTAG
- a CDS encoding Clp protease N-terminal domain-containing protein gives MFERFSPGARAVVTGAVGHAERTGAAATAEEHMLLALLDQEGTKASFAFRALGVTDRRTSVESALADARRRAGLSQADTEALAGLGIDVAEIVARVEETHGAGALVGGRKAPSGGRGWWSGHRPFTREAKDVLVNSLRIAVGRSERTIGDEHILLALAVRPGVVAEVLAEHGATYETLERAMFPR, from the coding sequence ATGTTCGAACGCTTCAGCCCGGGCGCCCGCGCCGTCGTGACGGGCGCGGTCGGCCACGCCGAACGGACGGGCGCCGCCGCGACCGCCGAGGAGCACATGCTGCTCGCCCTGCTGGACCAGGAGGGCACGAAGGCGTCCTTCGCCTTCCGGGCGCTCGGGGTCACGGACCGGCGGACCTCCGTCGAGTCGGCACTCGCGGACGCGCGGCGCCGTGCCGGGCTGTCCCAGGCGGACACCGAGGCCCTCGCGGGGCTCGGGATCGATGTCGCGGAGATCGTCGCGCGGGTCGAGGAGACGCACGGCGCGGGTGCGCTGGTGGGCGGCCGCAAGGCACCCTCCGGGGGCAGAGGGTGGTGGTCGGGGCACCGTCCCTTCACCCGCGAGGCGAAGGACGTGCTGGTGAACTCGCTGCGGATCGCGGTGGGCCGCAGCGAACGCACCATCGGCGACGAGCACATCCTGCTGGCCCTCGCGGTCCGGCCGGGGGTGGTGGCGGAGGTCCTTGCTGAGCACGGCGCGACGTACGAGACGCTGGAACGGGCGATGTTCCCGCGGTAG
- a CDS encoding AAA family ATPase, whose product MSEPSEWLIYRGAGEPHEGIEQLPPPPPWRDFASRHEAAADGGDPDGSADRRLGGHRHMAELHRPGAEELEMINAALYLRRPLLVTGSPGAGKSTLAHSVAHELGLGRVLRWPIVSRSTLQDGLYHYDAIARLQDVQIAAHRAAAGPGDAGPADDIGSYIRLGPLGTALLPAERPRVLLIDELDKSDIDLPNDLLNVLEEGEFGIPELERIADRLPDGRAKVLTDDGTKATVTGGRVQCTAFPFVVLTSNGERDFPAPLMRRCIHLELGRPDHQRLATFVRAHLGEEAARSGEDLIAHFLERSRSELLATDQLLNAIYLTDAAAPAGRDRLADLLIQRLDRPR is encoded by the coding sequence ATGAGCGAACCCAGCGAGTGGCTCATCTACCGAGGGGCCGGCGAACCTCACGAGGGCATCGAGCAGCTGCCGCCACCGCCGCCCTGGCGGGACTTCGCGAGCCGGCACGAGGCCGCCGCGGACGGCGGGGACCCGGACGGGTCGGCCGACCGCAGGCTGGGGGGCCACCGGCACATGGCCGAACTGCACCGGCCGGGCGCCGAAGAGCTCGAAATGATCAACGCCGCGCTCTATCTGCGCCGTCCGCTGCTCGTCACCGGCAGCCCCGGGGCGGGAAAGAGCACCCTGGCCCACTCCGTCGCCCATGAGCTGGGCCTCGGCCGGGTGCTGCGCTGGCCCATCGTCAGCCGCTCCACCCTCCAGGACGGGCTGTACCACTACGACGCGATCGCCCGGCTGCAGGACGTCCAGATCGCCGCGCACCGCGCCGCCGCCGGCCCGGGCGACGCGGGCCCGGCCGACGACATCGGCAGCTACATCCGGCTCGGGCCGCTGGGCACCGCGCTGCTGCCCGCCGAGCGGCCGCGTGTCCTGCTCATCGACGAGCTGGACAAGAGCGACATCGACCTGCCGAACGACCTCCTGAACGTGCTGGAGGAGGGCGAGTTCGGCATTCCCGAGCTGGAGCGGATCGCCGACCGGCTGCCGGACGGCCGGGCGAAGGTCCTCACCGACGACGGCACGAAGGCGACCGTGACCGGCGGCCGGGTGCAGTGCACGGCCTTTCCCTTCGTGGTCCTCACCAGCAACGGCGAACGCGACTTCCCCGCCCCTCTGATGCGCCGCTGCATCCATCTGGAGCTGGGCCGCCCCGACCACCAGCGGCTCGCCACCTTCGTACGCGCCCACCTCGGCGAAGAGGCGGCACGCTCGGGGGAGGACCTCATCGCCCACTTCCTGGAGCGCTCCCGCAGCGAACTCCTCGCCACCGATCAGCTGTTGAACGCGATCTACCTCACCGACGCCGCCGCCCCGGCCGGCCGCGACCGGCTCGCCGACCTGCTCATCCAGCGACTCGACCGGCCGAGGTGA
- a CDS encoding PadR family transcriptional regulator: MPPVFAHGRLRLYLLKLLDEAPRHGYEVIRLLEERFQGLYAPSAGTVYPRLAKLEAEGLVTHATEGGRKVYSITDAGREELAGRSGELADLELEIRESVSELAAEIRDDVRGAAGKLRSEMRAAATESRSSGGTSDETWQATKDELRRAKQEWKEQARRAKDESRRAREEAQTARRQAKEAQERARDEVQRIARQVQDQVQGHFARGDWPTGVREGLAELTSQLGGLGGLGGAGRSKASPPPQADWAKDTAESGDPARDLERLLDRFRDDVRDAARDNGVTAAQLSEARRHLSTAAAHITALLRARA; encoded by the coding sequence ATGCCGCCCGTTTTCGCCCACGGCCGCCTCCGCCTGTATCTGCTGAAGCTCCTCGACGAGGCCCCGCGCCACGGCTACGAGGTGATCCGGCTGCTGGAGGAGCGCTTCCAGGGGCTGTACGCGCCCTCCGCCGGCACCGTCTACCCGCGACTGGCCAAGCTGGAGGCCGAGGGCCTGGTCACGCATGCCACCGAGGGCGGCCGCAAGGTGTACTCGATCACCGACGCCGGCCGCGAGGAACTGGCGGGCCGCAGCGGGGAACTGGCCGATCTCGAGCTGGAGATCCGCGAGTCCGTCTCCGAACTGGCCGCGGAGATCCGTGACGACGTGCGGGGCGCGGCGGGCAAGCTGCGCAGCGAGATGAGGGCGGCGGCGACGGAGAGCCGCAGCAGCGGCGGCACCTCCGACGAGACCTGGCAGGCGACGAAGGACGAACTCCGCCGCGCCAAGCAGGAGTGGAAGGAGCAGGCGCGCCGGGCGAAGGACGAGTCCCGCCGCGCCCGCGAGGAGGCGCAGACCGCACGCCGCCAGGCCAAGGAGGCGCAGGAGCGGGCGCGGGACGAGGTCCAGCGCATCGCCCGCCAGGTCCAGGACCAGGTGCAGGGGCACTTCGCGCGGGGCGACTGGCCGACGGGCGTACGGGAAGGGCTCGCCGAACTCACCTCCCAGCTGGGCGGGCTCGGCGGACTGGGCGGGGCGGGCCGGAGCAAGGCGTCGCCGCCGCCGCAGGCCGACTGGGCCAAGGACACGGCGGAGTCCGGTGACCCGGCGCGTGATCTGGAGCGCCTCCTCGACCGCTTCCGCGACGACGTCCGCGACGCGGCACGGGACAACGGCGTCACGGCAGCCCAGCTGTCCGAGGCCCGCCGCCACCTCTCCACGGCCGCGGCGCACATCACCGCGCTTCTCCGCGCCCGCGCGTAG
- a CDS encoding DUF4097 family beta strand repeat-containing protein has product MPDSTWEVAEPKKLTFDEPVTALNVRIVNGTVNVVGTDESSARLEISEIDGPPLIVTRTGSTISVAYEDLPWKGFLKLLDRKGWHRNVVVSLAVPADAAVEVGVVGAGAVVSGIRGRTDVRGVNGDTTLVGLSGSVRAETVSGSLEAQSVTGDLRFSSVSGDLTVIDGAGSSVRADSVSGDMVVDVDGTPTDIRLSSVSGEVAIRLPHPADARVEANTASGSVSNAFEDLRVSGQWGAKKITGTLGAGSGTLKATTVSGSIALLRRPPQTDDPYGDETGKVL; this is encoded by the coding sequence ATGCCAGACTCGACGTGGGAAGTCGCCGAGCCGAAGAAGCTCACCTTCGACGAACCCGTGACGGCCCTCAATGTGCGCATCGTCAACGGGACGGTGAACGTCGTCGGCACCGACGAGAGTTCCGCCCGACTGGAGATCTCCGAGATCGACGGCCCGCCGCTGATCGTGACGCGCACCGGCTCCACGATCTCCGTCGCCTATGAGGACCTGCCCTGGAAGGGCTTCCTCAAGCTGCTCGACCGCAAGGGCTGGCACCGCAACGTCGTGGTGTCCCTCGCCGTCCCCGCCGACGCGGCCGTCGAGGTCGGCGTCGTCGGCGCCGGAGCGGTCGTCTCCGGCATCCGCGGACGCACGGACGTGCGGGGAGTCAACGGCGACACCACCCTCGTCGGGCTCTCCGGCTCGGTCCGTGCCGAGACGGTCTCCGGCAGCCTGGAGGCCCAGTCGGTCACCGGCGATCTGCGCTTCAGCTCCGTCTCCGGCGATCTGACCGTGATCGACGGCGCGGGCTCGTCCGTACGGGCGGACTCCGTCAGCGGCGACATGGTGGTCGACGTCGACGGGACACCCACGGACATCCGCCTCTCCAGCGTCTCCGGCGAGGTGGCGATCCGGCTGCCGCACCCGGCGGACGCGCGCGTCGAGGCCAACACCGCGAGCGGGTCCGTCTCGAACGCGTTCGAGGACCTCCGGGTCAGCGGACAGTGGGGCGCCAAGAAGATCACCGGCACGCTCGGCGCGGGCAGCGGCACACTCAAGGCCACCACCGTCTCCGGGTCCATCGCCCTGCTGAGGCGCCCCCCGCAGACGGACGATCCGTACGGGGACGAGACAGGGAAGGTCCTCTGA
- a CDS encoding CU044_2847 family protein, whose amino-acid sequence MGDTEARITRIVLPDGTPVWARISGAEELVRPGPQGSAGGTATPPGGLSYSDTGFAEQVQARVESLQGVVTGVARSLAEPLRAVRPDEVSVEFGIELTAKAGRVVGLLADGEAKGAIKVTLTWNGGGPPVGEPEARAVPVQAPAPPPVPPQPPAPVPPSWAPPGAAAHPDGAVPPGGDGS is encoded by the coding sequence ATGGGGGACACCGAGGCTCGGATCACGCGCATCGTCCTGCCGGACGGCACACCGGTATGGGCACGGATCTCGGGCGCCGAGGAGCTGGTGCGGCCGGGACCGCAGGGGTCCGCGGGAGGGACCGCGACACCGCCCGGAGGGCTGTCGTACAGCGACACCGGATTCGCCGAACAGGTGCAGGCCAGGGTCGAGAGCCTGCAGGGAGTCGTGACCGGCGTCGCGCGCTCGCTCGCCGAACCCCTGCGCGCCGTACGGCCCGACGAGGTCAGCGTCGAGTTCGGGATCGAGCTCACCGCCAAGGCGGGAAGGGTCGTCGGACTCCTCGCGGACGGCGAGGCCAAGGGCGCCATCAAGGTCACGCTCACCTGGAACGGCGGCGGACCGCCCGTCGGCGAACCCGAGGCGCGCGCCGTGCCCGTGCAGGCGCCCGCACCGCCTCCGGTGCCGCCGCAGCCCCCCGCCCCGGTCCCGCCCTCGTGGGCGCCTCCCGGCGCGGCGGCGCACCCGGACGGCGCCGTGCCGCCGGGCGGCGACGGATCATGA
- a CDS encoding helix-turn-helix domain-containing protein produces the protein MTEATDLAERAGDRDPRVGLRAVAALRRLLEQLEAVQVRSARNQGWSWQEIAAELGVSRQAVHKKYGRQ, from the coding sequence ATGACCGAAGCAACCGATCTCGCCGAGCGGGCGGGAGACCGTGATCCGCGCGTCGGACTGCGGGCCGTCGCCGCGCTCCGGCGGCTTCTGGAACAGCTGGAGGCGGTCCAGGTCAGGAGTGCCCGCAACCAGGGCTGGTCCTGGCAGGAGATCGCGGCCGAACTGGGCGTCAGCCGACAGGCCGTGCACAAGAAATACGGGAGGCAGTGA